The Papaver somniferum cultivar HN1 unplaced genomic scaffold, ASM357369v1 unplaced-scaffold_33, whole genome shotgun sequence genome includes a window with the following:
- the LOC113342073 gene encoding ganglioside-induced differentiation-associated protein 2-like — MGGIMGKEQEGGGSSEEVDDRSVVILASDLGIDARPFLNSSTSEEETTKNWHDCPSTLTYTDENLDFSDLDELQIFSLQGYDKSGNRIVRIVGKYFPAPVVSGERLKKYIYHKIFTELSNGPFCILYLHSTVQKEDNNPGLSILRWIYEELPLDYKERLQVLYFVHPGLRSRLVFATLGRFFLSEGLYWKIKYVSRLQYLWEDMKKNEVEIPEFVANHDDVLEDRPLTDYGIEPDPLHLTEVPSMRYSLGRHEERWASREYIS; from the exons atgGGGGGGATTATGGGGAAAGAGCAAGAAGGAGGAGGATCATCCGAGGAGGTAGATGATAGATCAGTAGTAATATTAGCTTCAGATCTTGGTATAGATGCTAGACCATTCTTGAATTCATCAACATCAGAAGAAGAAACAACTAAGAATTGGCATGATTGTCCTAGTACTCTTACttatactgatgaaaatctagACTTCTCTGATCTTGATGAGTTACAAATCTTTTCTCTTCAAGGTTATGATAAGTCTGGTAATCGTATCGTCCGTATCGTCGGAAAATACTTCCCAG CACCCGTGGTGAGTGGGGAGAGATTGAAGAAGTATATATACCATAAGATATTCACTGAATTGTCTAATGGTCCATTTTGCATACTTTATTTGCATAGCACTGTTCAGAAAGAAGATAATAACCCTGGTTTGTCCATCTTGAGGTGGATTTACGAAGAGCTTCCCTTGGACTATAAGGAGAGATTGCAAGTTCTGTATTTTGTTCATCCAGGATTACGATCCAGATTAGTCTTTGCTACACTTGGGAGGTTTTTCTTAAGTGAAGG aTTATACTGGAAAATAAAGTATGTTAGTCGATTGCAGTATTTATGGGAAGATATGAAAAAGAATGAGGTTGAAATTCCTGAATTTGTGGCAAACCATGATGATGTTCTCGAAGATAGACCCTTGACAGATTATGGGATAGAGCCTGATCCTCTTCATCTGACGGAGGTTCCGTCTATGCGGTACTCATTGGGGAGGCATGAAGAAAGATGGGCATCACGGGAATATATAAGCTAG